AAAACCTTCCTGGCGAACCTGTACCGGCGATTCATCCGGACGACATAACAATTGCGAAGCAAATGTCGAACGCACTCGCACGCGAACGCACTAACGGCGTGCTTCGGTTCAGAACTCTTGATGGCGACTGGAAGCCGATGACAGTCGATGCCGTTCTAGTTTCACTCGATCAGCACACCACGGCCGCACTCGTCACTCTGACCGAGTTGTGCGAGGAGTAAATAAACTGGCGGATCCCCACGGACTCACAGAGACTGTTACGGACCGCAAGCGGCCGAGGCGCTTACGCAACAAGTGCGTTTTTTAGTTGCGTCCTTTACAGGGATTGTGCGCGTGTCGTGCGGGCATCGCGAGTTCGACTCCACGCAGCTGCCACTGTTCGAGTCGACACACCATACGTTTCGGCGAACGACTCGATGCGCTCCTCGGTCTCGGACTTTCGCCCACGCTCGATGTCGGCGAGAACGGTAGTCGACATCCCGAGCAGCTGCGCAGCGTCGCCCTGGGACAGCGCCGCATGCACCCTCAGGTCGGACAATTTGAGCTGAGACTCCGGGATCGGAACCAGCGCCGCTACGGACGTGTGCAGGGCGTTCGCAATTCGGCCAAGCGTCGCAGGCGGTGGCGTTGAGCGCCCCGTTTCCCAGGTCGATACTGCTTGCCTGGTCGCGCCCACCTTGGCCGCAAGGTCGTCAGCGCTGAACCCCGCACGTACCCGCAGCTCACGCAACCGGTCGGCGCGAAACCCACGAACTCCGCTTCGCGGCACTGTCCCCAACTCCCTGTCGAACCTTCAAGACAGTCCCATCTTGCTCGATCCACCGCAGCCTCGAACTCTTGTGCGTTTTATAGTTGCGCGTTACTGTTGCGACTATGCATCCATTCGATTCGAGTTTCACGAAGCAGAACCGATTGCGCGGTGCACCTAACCTGTTCTACAGTCCTGATGCGCGCCCAAAAGGGATTCCTCGGTGCTTGTCGATCTCGGCACTGCTTGTAGCGCGGGACGTCAGGTCGGTCTGTTCACAGGTTCCGTCCGATCTTTCCTGTCGGGAGTTCTACATGTTCGCGTGTTTCGCCCTTGCCGCATCACAGTTGCCGTCGACGGCTGACATCAGCATTTATCGTCGCCGAAGTTCAGCGTTGGGCCGTTACGGACGAGGTGCGACGGCAGGTGTATCCGCCCGACATCGCCGCTTTCGCCGGGGTTACGGGGGCGAATCAAGGTGAGTGCCGCACGGGACGCGATGATGCCAAATTTCCTCGCGCAGAAACAGTTCTGCGCGTCAATCGTCGTAAATCGGACACACGGCGACTTGACTGCCTGCTCGCTCGAGCAAGGGCATTCCGGTCGCCACCAATACATCGGTGACGACGGAGCCCTGCTAGCCGAGTGGGGTCCATCCACATCGTGCAATGAGCGGTCAATTCCTACCCGTAAGCCCTAGACCTGACAGTCCGGACTGCAACCCGACTCGGGTGGGCTTTCGCTGATAGTCCCACTCGTGAGCTACAGGAGCTCCCCCGCGCCCTGTAGCTCGACCGGTGGACCGGCGCGAGGGTCGCGCAGTGAGCGCATTTCATCATGTTCAGCGCTGCGCGGCCCCGCCGGGACATCACCCCTCGGACTCACACCCGTTCGCACAGAAAGGATTCCGATACCCGATGTGGATTTTCCAGCAGCCGTGGTTCTGGTCGGTGGTCTTCGGCTGGCGCTGAGCCTCTAGCACGTGATGGGTGCGTGCGACTGGCCCAAAACCTATGGATCGCATGCACCCATCCACTTCTCTCGACCGACTTACCTAAAACCAATTGTCGCCAGAACGGTTGCTCCGCAATCGCATTCACCAGCACGACCCGATCACCGGGTCGCACCAGGAAGGGATCGACACCAATGCCAGCACCACAGGACACCGGACACCACCGCTCATCCAAGAAGCGAGGGCGGGTGATCAAATCGCTGCCCGCCGTGGCCGCGGTGACGATCGCCGGCCTGACTATGCAGGCCGCTCCTGCTCAGGCTGCACCATCGCAGCCGGGAGTGACCAGTCCTCAGGGATCACAACCGGGGGTCACGAGCACACCGCAGACGGTACCGGCCACCCCGCCGCCTGCCCCGACTCAGGAGCGCGAGTTCTTCATCCCACCGTCTCAGCGGGTGCAGGAAACTCAGTGGCGCAGCTTCGACGACTATCAGTCGGGTAATCAGCAGTCCTCGTACCAAAACAGCTACTACGAGCCCGCTCCCCCGCCGCAGGCCGAACCGGCCCAAGCACCACCCGCATTGCAGTCAGCTCCGCCTCCGCCGGTCCCGACCGTGCAGCGCAAGGTCATCGCCCCGATCGACGCACCTGAGGGCTACGTCCTAGTCGGCGGAGAACTGGTGCCGTACGACCCGAACCTGGTCGACCGCAACCAGGTGAAGAAGTTCAACAACACCGTGGCCGCGCTCCAGGCCGACGGCGGGAACTGGCTCGTGGACAACGGGTTCGCCGATGCTCCTCGCGCCGATCGCATCGCCGCAGGCACCGCGACCGGTGTCATAACCGGTGGCGCTGTCGGTCTCGCGGCATCTGTGGTGCCGGCGGCGGTGATCACCGGAACCGCAGCCGCTATCGGCGGCGGCCTCGGTGTCGCCGCCACTACAGGCACCGGTGCTGTCATCTGGGGAGGACCAGTGGGTTGGGTCTTCATCCCCGGAGCGGCAGCACTCGCGGGAGCAGGCGTCGGCGCAGCCCTGTCGGCACCGATCGTGCTGGGCCTGACCGGTGCAGGCGCTGTCATCGGCGGCATCCTCGGTGCCTCCATTCTCGGCGGCGAGCAGCAAATCATCGAAGAGCCGGCCCCCGCCCCGGCGTTTGTTCCTCCGGCCGCCGACAGCGTCCCGGCGATTCCGCCGGCCGCGACAGTCGATCTCCCCGGCCCTGTCGGGCAGGTTCGCGACACTCTCGCTGCCGACCCGAACGGCCGCCAGGTTCTCGCGGCGGCCGACACCGCAGTCCAGAACGCGGCTCCGATCGTCGACAAAGCCGTCGACGATGCGTCGGTGTGGACCGCACCGGCGGCCTCGGCAGTGCAGGGCTTCACCTCGAAGGCCCTCGAACAGCCGCAGGTGGCTCAGACCGTCGAGACGGTGCAGTCGGCTGCAGCTCCTCTGGTCGATCAGGCCACTGCCGCTCTCGGCGGCTTGCAGGCGGCGTTCGCACCCGCCTGATTCGCCCTACAGCCAGCTAGTTGAACCAGCCAGGAAGGACACATCCAGATGATCCGCCGTTCGACGACATCTCCGATTGCCAGTGCCACCGGCCCAGCCCGATCAGGGGTGCCGTCGAGCTCGCCCCGTGTGCCGCGATCGCGCCGACGCGCGGTCGCGGCAGCCGGGGCTGCTGTCATGTTCATGGCCGTCGCCGCCGCTGTGTTGTTCAGCGGTGGTGACTCCGAGCCGGACACGACAGCCACCGATACGGTTATCTCTTCCTCCGTAGCGCCGACAACTGTTGCGGCCGGGCCGGATTGCTCGATGCCGGCCGGTGATCAGAACAGCGGCCCTGGGGTCATCGCGGCGTTCGAGCACGCCTACTACGTCCAGCGATCGGGCGCGGCCGCGCACGCTCTGGTGTCACCGAACGCCCCGGCGAGTGCCCCGTTCTCCGTCGAAGCCAACCTCGACGCAGGTATCGCCACCGTCCCTGTCGGCACCACCTACTGCCTCGACATCGACCCGGCGCGCACCGGTTCCTACACCCTCACCCTCACCGAGAGCGGCCCGAACGGGCCTGGAACGCAGTACCGCCAACGGATCACCACCGACCAGGTCGACGGTCGCTACGTCATTGCCGCCATCGAGCAAGCGTGATCACCCACCGCCGCCACAGCGCGAGATCGCCGCAGCACCGCGGCGAACAGCCACCACGAAAGGAACGCCAGGACATGAGCGATGCAGCGAGCGAATGGGCCGAGGCCGCCACCGCAGTACGACAGGCACGCGAGACCCTCGAGGCGTCGACCGCGAGCGAGATCCGCGCATGGGCCGAAAAGTCCGGGCTGACCGACTGGTCGATGTGGCAGAAGATCAAACGAGAGCTCTACAAGCAGCTCGACCTGGACTACGACGGATTGCGCGCCAGCGAGGCCGAGCAGGTCACCGACGCGGTCGCCTCCGCTGCGTCGGCCGCACCGCTGGTCGAGCTCTACGCCGCAGGCGATGAGCGCGGCAGCTTCGCAGTGGTCGGAGACGGTGACGAAACAGCCTGGTACGGAACATTTCACGCCAAGGACGCGGTCTTTCGGCAGGGCGATCAGACCTCGGCCGACGACTCGGCGGCAGGCAAGGCAGCCTTTCTCGCCGGCAAGCTACGCGAGGAGCTCGACGCTCCCGCGATCCGGCTGATTCTGCATATCTCCAACCCGCACCTCGACGGCACGCGGCTCGCCGCTCTCGCCGCGCGATACGGAGTGCACCTCGAACGCCTCGAGATCGACGACGAGAACCCGGCCACCGTGTGGTGCGAGGATCCCGGTCACCGTCCGTGGCAGGCCATCCGGCTCTCCGATCTGCTCGTCGACGATCAAGCGGAGGTCGGCTGATGGCCGAGCAACACCCACGCCGCCCAGACGTCGACAACCCCGTCGCGGGGTACGAAGCCGAGGACACCGTCAACCTCCGCG
The nucleotide sequence above comes from Rhodococcoides fascians A25f. Encoded proteins:
- a CDS encoding helix-turn-helix transcriptional regulator; protein product: MPRSGVRGFRADRLRELRVRAGFSADDLAAKVGATRQAVSTWETGRSTPPPATLGRIANALHTSVAALVPIPESQLKLSDLRVHAALSQGDAAQLLGMSTTVLADIERGRKSETEERIESFAETYGVSTRTVAAAWSRTRDARTTRAQSL